In a single window of the Bacillus mycoides genome:
- a CDS encoding spore coat CotO family protein gives MEVGGTSVKNKNKSSTVGKPLLYIAQVNLELAAPKIKRIILTNFEDEDQKEQSNRNESIVSSAVEEVVEQEKQEPREEPKVEVEEKVEEEQVRTVPYNKSFKDMNNEEKIHFLLNRPHYIPKIRCRIRTTTVSYIGSIISYRNGIVSIMPPNSMRDIRLSIEDIKSIDMAGF, from the coding sequence ATGGAAGTGGGAGGGACGAGTGTGAAGAATAAAAATAAAAGTTCAACAGTTGGAAAACCGTTGTTATATATTGCACAAGTAAATTTAGAACTCGCTGCACCGAAAATAAAAAGAATTATTTTAACGAATTTCGAAGATGAGGATCAAAAAGAGCAAAGTAATAGAAATGAAAGTATTGTAAGTAGTGCTGTGGAAGAAGTGGTAGAACAAGAGAAACAAGAACCACGAGAGGAGCCTAAAGTGGAGGTGGAAGAAAAAGTAGAGGAAGAGCAAGTGAGAACGGTCCCTTACAATAAATCCTTTAAGGATATGAATAATGAAGAAAAAATTCATTTTTTATTAAATCGTCCTCATTACATTCCAAAAATAAGATGTAGAATAAGAACGACGACCGTCTCATATATAGGATCGATTATATCTTACCGTAATGGCATTGTATCCATTATGCCACCAAATAGTATGAGAGATATTCGATTATCTATAGAAGACATCAAATCGATTGATATGGCCGGCTTTTAA
- a CDS encoding DUF1360 domain-containing protein — translation MLFTSWLLFFIFALAAFRLTRLIVYDKITAFLRRPFIDELEITEPDGSVSTFTKVKGKGLRKWIGELLSCYWCTGVWVSAFLLVLYKWIPIVAEPVLALLAIAGAAAIIETITGYFMGE, via the coding sequence ATGTTATTTACAAGCTGGCTTTTATTTTTTATTTTTGCGCTAGCTGCATTTAGGTTAACTCGTCTTATTGTTTATGATAAAATTACAGCTTTTTTGCGAAGACCGTTTATTGATGAGTTAGAGATTACAGAGCCTGATGGAAGTGTATCGACTTTTACAAAGGTGAAAGGGAAAGGATTAAGAAAGTGGATTGGAGAATTATTAAGCTGCTATTGGTGTACAGGTGTGTGGGTTAGTGCTTTTTTATTAGTTTTATATAAATGGATTCCTATTGTTGCAGAGCCTGTACTAGCATTATTAGCCATTGCAGGTGCAGCAGCGATCATTGAAACAATTACAGGATATTTTATGGGAGAATAA
- a CDS encoding YjcG family protein, translated as MKLGIVIFPSKMIQDKANGLRKRYDPHYALVPPHITLKTPFETQDEQLESIVNELHTIANKTNPFTLHVGKVGSFAPVNNVLYFKVEKTPELTFLNEEMHNGFFTQEREYSFVPHLTIGQDLSDAEHADVLGRLRMKDFYYEQPIDRFHLLYQLENGTWTVHETFHLGKENN; from the coding sequence ATGAAATTAGGAATTGTAATTTTTCCATCAAAAATGATTCAAGATAAAGCGAACGGATTACGTAAACGTTATGATCCGCATTACGCATTAGTTCCGCCACATATTACATTGAAAACACCCTTTGAGACGCAAGATGAACAATTAGAATCGATTGTGAATGAGTTACATACAATCGCAAATAAAACGAACCCTTTCACCCTTCATGTTGGGAAAGTCGGTTCATTCGCACCTGTTAATAATGTTCTTTATTTTAAAGTAGAAAAAACACCTGAACTTACTTTCTTAAATGAAGAAATGCATAATGGTTTCTTTACACAAGAGCGCGAGTACTCTTTCGTACCTCATTTAACAATCGGTCAAGACTTATCAGACGCAGAGCACGCTGATGTATTAGGTCGATTACGTATGAAAGATTTCTATTATGAGCAACCAATCGATCGTTTCCACCTTCTATACCAATTAGAAAATGGAACGTGGACTGTACATGAAACATTCCACCTCGGAAAGGAGAACAACTAA
- the fabI gene encoding enoyl-ACP reductase FabI has product MELLQGKTFVVMGVANQRSIAWGIARSLHNAGAKLIFTYAGERLERNVRELAETLEGQESLVLPCDVTNDEELTACFETIKQEVGTIHGVAHCIAFANRDDLKGEFVDTSRDGFLLAQNISAFSLTAVAREAKKVMTEGGNILTLTYLGGERVVKNYNVMGVAKASLEASVKYLANDLGQHGIRVNAISAGPIRTLSAKGVGDFNSILKEIEERAPLRRATTPEEVGDTAVFLFSDLARGVTGENIHVDSGYHILG; this is encoded by the coding sequence ATGGAACTATTACAAGGGAAAACATTTGTTGTTATGGGCGTTGCGAACCAAAGAAGTATTGCATGGGGAATTGCTCGCTCTTTGCATAATGCAGGTGCAAAATTAATATTCACATATGCAGGAGAGCGTTTAGAAAGAAACGTTCGTGAACTAGCGGAAACATTAGAAGGACAAGAATCACTTGTATTACCTTGTGATGTAACGAATGATGAAGAACTTACAGCTTGCTTTGAAACTATTAAGCAAGAAGTTGGTACAATTCACGGTGTTGCTCACTGTATTGCTTTTGCAAATCGTGATGATTTAAAAGGCGAATTTGTAGATACTTCTCGCGATGGATTTTTACTTGCACAAAATATTAGTGCATTCTCTTTAACAGCTGTAGCAAGAGAAGCGAAGAAAGTGATGACAGAAGGCGGAAATATTTTAACTTTAACATACCTTGGCGGCGAGCGCGTTGTGAAAAACTATAACGTTATGGGTGTTGCGAAAGCTTCGTTAGAAGCTAGCGTGAAATATTTAGCGAACGATTTAGGACAACATGGCATTCGCGTTAACGCTATTTCTGCAGGACCAATTCGTACGTTATCTGCGAAAGGTGTAGGCGACTTTAACTCAATCTTAAAAGAAATTGAGGAACGCGCACCACTTCGTCGTGCGACGACTCCAGAAGAAGTTGGAGATACAGCAGTATTCTTATTCAGTGATTTAGCACGCGGAGTAACAGGTGAAAACATTCATGTTGATTCAGGATATCATATTTTAGGATAA
- the cotY gene encoding spore coat protein CotY produces the protein MSCNCNEDHQHHDCDFNCVSNVVRFIHELQECATTTCGSGCEVPFLGAHNTASVANTRPFILYTKAGTPFEAFAPSASLTSCQSPIFRVESIDDDDCAVLRVLTVVLGDGTSVPPGDDPICTFLAVPNARLVSTSSCITVDLSCFCAIQCLRDVSI, from the coding sequence ATGAGCTGCAATTGTAATGAAGATCATCAACACCATGATTGTGATTTCAACTGTGTATCTAATGTCGTTCGTTTTATACATGAACTACAAGAATGTGCAACCACAACATGTGGATCTGGTTGCGAAGTTCCATTTTTAGGAGCACATAACACTGCATCAGTAGCGAATACACGTCCTTTTATTTTATACACAAAAGCTGGAACACCTTTTGAAGCATTTGCACCATCTGCAAGCCTTACTAGCTGCCAATCTCCAATTTTCCGTGTAGAGAGTATAGATGATGATGACTGTGCTGTATTGCGTGTATTAACTGTAGTTTTAGGTGATGGTACCTCTGTACCACCTGGTGACGATCCAATCTGTACATTTTTAGCTGTACCAAATGCAAGATTAGTATCAACCTCCTCTTGTATTACTGTTGATTTAAGTTGCTTCTGCGCTATTCAATGCTTACGCGATGTTTCTATATAA
- a CDS encoding Crp/Fnr family transcriptional regulator — protein sequence MKEILMKYMTNLTTLSEEQQRMIVEELQIEEYKKGTVLLRQGDVPSKCYFVLKGCVRQHCIDESGKEVTSNFYTEEQAIANFNHHKQDKLSPHTLTCLEDCLVVVGDLYSEKDMYKKYSQLEEMTRQMIEYNFGEVQEELTLFIASTPEERYKALLQKRPYLIDRVPQYQLASYLGITPESLSRIKKRLKQ from the coding sequence ATGAAAGAGATTTTAATGAAATACATGACAAATCTTACAACATTAAGTGAAGAGCAGCAGCGCATGATCGTAGAAGAATTACAAATTGAAGAGTATAAAAAAGGAACAGTGCTCTTAAGACAAGGAGATGTTCCGTCTAAATGTTATTTTGTATTAAAAGGATGCGTGAGGCAACATTGTATAGATGAATCTGGAAAAGAAGTTACATCAAATTTTTATACAGAAGAACAAGCAATCGCAAATTTCAATCATCATAAACAAGATAAATTATCCCCACATACGTTAACGTGCCTAGAAGATTGTCTAGTTGTAGTTGGCGATCTGTATAGTGAAAAGGACATGTATAAGAAATATTCACAGTTAGAAGAAATGACGCGCCAAATGATTGAATACAATTTTGGTGAAGTACAAGAAGAGCTTACGTTATTTATTGCATCGACACCAGAAGAACGATATAAAGCATTATTACAAAAACGACCGTATTTAATCGATCGTGTTCCGCAATATCAGCTAGCGAGCTATCTTGGTATTACGCCAGAATCATTAAGTAGAATTAAGAAACGACTCAAACAGTAG
- the exsF gene encoding exosporium protein ExsF: MFSSDCEFNNIDCEAKPASTLPAFGFAFNASAPQFASLFTPLLLPSVSPNPNITVPVINNTVSVGDGIRIQVAGIYQISYTLTISLDNVPTAPEAGRFFLSLGTPANIIPGSGTAVRSNVIGTGEVDVSSGVILINLNPGDLIQIVPVELLGTVDIRAAALTVAQIS, encoded by the coding sequence ATGTTCTCTTCTGATTGCGAATTTAATAACATTGATTGTGAGGCGAAACCAGCTAGTACACTACCTGCCTTCGGTTTTGCTTTCAACGCTTCTGCACCTCAGTTCGCTTCACTATTCACACCACTACTATTACCTAGCGTAAGTCCAAACCCAAATATTACTGTTCCTGTAATAAATAATACAGTAAGTGTCGGAGACGGTATTCGAATTCAAGTAGCTGGTATTTATCAAATCAGTTATACATTAACGATCAGTCTTGATAACGTTCCTACTGCACCAGAAGCTGGTCGTTTCTTCTTATCATTAGGTACACCAGCTAACATTATTCCTGGATCAGGTACAGCGGTTCGCTCTAACGTTATTGGTACTGGTGAAGTAGACGTATCCAGTGGTGTTATTCTTATTAACTTAAACCCTGGTGACTTAATTCAAATTGTACCAGTTGAACTGCTTGGAACTGTAGACATCCGTGCTGCAGCATTAACAGTTGCACAAATTAGCTAG
- a CDS encoding DUF4386 domain-containing protein gives MTERNFSLFAGTSLLIMAFTAFFSYGFVHGNLVVPSNASTTLHNIQTSSSLFKAEIFGWIIIFITDIIASWALYFFLKPIYTSLSLLAACLRLMYTAILGIAIFNLTFVLLLSKSTVANSEAYTMLFLEAFEYIWSVGLIIFGLHLLTLGYVTFQSKNIPKTISILLLIAAIGYIIINVMNTMFSQFDAIISIFNVVFQLPMIAGELGFSIWLLLRGGKNSTV, from the coding sequence ATGACTGAGCGAAATTTTTCCTTATTTGCAGGCACTTCTCTTCTTATCATGGCATTCACTGCATTTTTTTCTTACGGTTTTGTTCACGGAAATCTCGTTGTACCAAGTAATGCGAGCACGACACTCCATAATATTCAAACTTCAAGTTCACTTTTCAAAGCAGAAATTTTCGGATGGATTATCATTTTTATTACGGATATTATCGCCTCGTGGGCTCTTTATTTCTTTCTAAAACCTATCTATACTAGCCTCTCATTACTAGCTGCCTGTCTTCGTCTTATGTATACAGCTATACTTGGGATTGCTATATTCAATTTAACATTTGTATTACTTCTTTCCAAAAGCACAGTTGCTAATTCAGAAGCATATACAATGTTATTTCTAGAAGCTTTTGAATACATTTGGTCTGTAGGATTAATCATTTTCGGCTTACATCTTCTCACCTTAGGATACGTAACCTTTCAATCTAAAAACATACCGAAAACTATTAGTATATTACTGCTCATTGCTGCAATCGGCTATATCATCATTAACGTAATGAATACGATGTTTTCACAATTTGATGCGATTATTTCCATTTTTAACGTTGTCTTTCAACTACCGATGATCGCAGGTGAACTAGGATTTAGTATATGGCTATTGCTTAGAGGTGGAAAAAACTCTACTGTTTGA
- a CDS encoding DMT family transporter — translation MKQERSIALPLAISIIAISFAAVFAKMSSAPSSVLSMYRLWIIVLIMLPIVWKKREEFSRIQIKDWGFLIGSGFFLALHFLLWFESLKHTTVASSTIILALQPIVSLVGGFFLFKERTTYSAIATMGIAILGVMCIGWGDLGLSEQAIYGDILSFLSVIAVVGYLFIGQTTVKKVSHWIYSFTVFAFAAIFIAIYNVILQVPFTGYTKWDWSIFLLLAIVPTVSHVINNWLLNYVNATTISMSILGEPVGASILAFFLLGEKLNAMQIIGSMLVLFGVSVFLLQQQKRTAKNVVNEPAYTQEL, via the coding sequence TTGAAACAAGAAAGATCAATCGCACTACCACTAGCAATTTCCATTATAGCAATTTCATTCGCAGCTGTTTTTGCAAAGATGTCCTCAGCACCATCTTCCGTTTTAAGTATGTATCGATTATGGATTATCGTACTTATTATGCTGCCGATCGTTTGGAAAAAACGGGAAGAGTTTAGTAGGATTCAAATAAAAGATTGGGGATTTTTAATTGGATCTGGTTTCTTTTTAGCTCTTCATTTTCTTCTATGGTTTGAATCCTTAAAGCATACGACAGTTGCTAGTTCGACGATTATTTTAGCACTTCAACCGATCGTATCTTTAGTGGGAGGTTTTTTCTTATTTAAAGAAAGAACAACCTATTCAGCAATTGCGACGATGGGAATTGCGATACTAGGCGTAATGTGTATTGGCTGGGGAGATTTAGGGCTAAGTGAGCAAGCAATTTATGGGGATATATTATCCTTTTTAAGTGTAATAGCAGTTGTCGGTTATTTATTTATCGGACAAACGACAGTAAAGAAAGTATCCCATTGGATTTATAGTTTCACTGTATTTGCCTTCGCTGCTATATTTATAGCGATTTATAACGTTATACTTCAAGTGCCATTTACAGGCTATACGAAGTGGGATTGGAGTATTTTTCTTTTACTTGCGATTGTACCAACAGTGTCACACGTCATTAATAATTGGTTATTAAATTACGTAAATGCAACAACGATTTCAATGAGCATTTTAGGAGAACCAGTTGGGGCATCTATACTAGCGTTCTTCTTACTTGGAGAAAAATTAAATGCAATGCAAATTATCGGTAGCATGCTCGTATTGTTTGGTGTATCTGTTTTCTTACTACAGCAACAAAAGCGAACAGCAAAAAATGTAGTGAACGAACCGGCTTATACACAGGAATTATAA
- a CDS encoding GNAT family N-acetyltransferase, translated as MHAQIVQTDEQLNDTFSVRKQVFVNEQQVSAEEEYDEFEEISTHVVIYDNDVPVGAGRFRIVDGIGKMERICVLASHRQKGIGKIIMDALEAHAKEESLPKLKLHAQTHAEVFYKKLGYVTASDVFMEANIPHVVMIKEL; from the coding sequence TTGCACGCACAAATCGTACAAACGGACGAACAACTAAATGATACATTCTCTGTACGTAAGCAAGTATTTGTAAATGAACAACAGGTTTCTGCAGAAGAAGAGTATGATGAGTTTGAAGAGATTTCAACACACGTTGTTATATATGATAATGATGTTCCAGTTGGTGCTGGTCGCTTCCGCATCGTTGATGGAATAGGAAAAATGGAGCGCATTTGCGTACTAGCTTCCCATCGCCAAAAAGGCATTGGCAAAATCATTATGGATGCACTTGAAGCGCATGCAAAAGAAGAGTCTCTACCGAAATTGAAACTCCATGCTCAAACACATGCTGAAGTTTTCTATAAGAAGCTAGGATACGTGACGGCTTCTGATGTGTTTATGGAAGCAAATATCCCGCACGTCGTAATGATAAAAGAATTATAA
- a CDS encoding ATP-dependent helicase, producing MTQEKFSQKPLTHAGIPQAAYHIPKTSIHLIMEEDADAAYFRALEQQGVYLNEKQLEAVQTTEGPVLTLAGAGSGKTSVLTTRVGYLVNVKHVHPRNILLLTFTQKAAEEIRSRVANLPGMNHAASSYVVAGTFHSVFLKLLRSQGYNQQILANEKHKQIMIKKILKELRLKDDYDAETILAMISLEKNKLNRPKDVKAKTPVEQEFKEVYERFEEVKQRHNYIDFDDILLEMYYMLENNAPLLTQLQERFHYIEVDEFQDTSYAQYEIVKLLATPRNNLFIAGDDDQAIYGWRGASHQIILSFPKEFDNTTIIALNTNYRSNPFIVGLGNEVIKLNQERFDKELYSVRNDGIQPFYARPATTLDEANQILQLIQEKVDSGERNYKDFCLLYRTHSVSRSLLDQLTIHKIPFIKHGASQSFYEHSLIRPVLDHLRLVLEPFRLESLSNILPTMYIGRDECISFIEREQWKYGEGRFPSLLHFLLLNPSLKPFQVKKVNERIDFIKFIKELEPKKALKEIIHGKGKYLEYLQSNDRSSFTMHKDIQEEMLEELMESATRFTDIPAYLQFINEAIQGQKEMEALKTMPQKDAVSLMSIHNAKGLEFPCVFLLGASDGILPHTSSLKDANDRVTETSEALEEERRLLYVAITRAKEELYISSPQFFRGKKLDISRFLYTTQKDLPEKTSIK from the coding sequence ATGACACAAGAAAAATTTTCACAAAAACCGTTAACACACGCTGGCATTCCGCAAGCGGCGTATCATATTCCGAAAACATCTATCCATTTAATTATGGAAGAAGATGCAGATGCGGCGTATTTCCGCGCTTTAGAACAGCAAGGTGTTTATTTAAATGAAAAACAGTTAGAAGCAGTGCAAACGACAGAAGGACCTGTCCTTACACTAGCTGGTGCTGGAAGTGGTAAAACATCTGTTTTAACAACTCGCGTTGGTTATTTAGTTAATGTAAAACATGTCCATCCGCGAAATATTTTGCTGCTGACGTTTACACAAAAAGCAGCTGAAGAAATTCGAAGCCGTGTAGCGAATTTACCTGGTATGAATCATGCCGCAAGTAGCTATGTCGTTGCTGGTACATTCCACTCTGTCTTTTTAAAATTGCTTCGTAGTCAAGGATATAATCAGCAAATTTTAGCAAATGAAAAACATAAACAAATTATGATAAAGAAAATTTTGAAAGAATTGCGCTTAAAAGACGATTATGATGCCGAAACGATACTCGCTATGATTTCACTTGAGAAAAACAAATTGAATCGTCCGAAAGATGTAAAAGCGAAAACACCGGTTGAACAAGAGTTCAAAGAAGTATACGAACGTTTCGAAGAGGTAAAACAACGACACAATTATATCGATTTTGACGACATCTTATTAGAAATGTATTATATGTTAGAAAATAACGCTCCCCTGCTTACTCAATTACAAGAGCGTTTTCATTACATTGAAGTAGATGAGTTTCAAGATACGTCGTATGCACAATATGAAATTGTAAAATTGTTAGCCACGCCGAGAAATAATTTATTTATCGCAGGTGATGACGATCAAGCGATTTACGGCTGGCGAGGGGCAAGTCACCAAATTATTTTATCTTTTCCAAAGGAATTTGATAATACTACGATTATCGCACTTAATACGAATTATCGATCTAATCCATTTATCGTAGGACTTGGAAATGAAGTTATTAAGCTCAATCAAGAACGTTTTGATAAAGAGCTATATTCTGTTCGTAACGATGGCATACAGCCGTTTTATGCACGACCTGCGACAACTCTTGATGAAGCAAATCAAATTTTGCAACTCATTCAGGAAAAAGTAGATAGTGGTGAACGAAATTATAAAGATTTTTGTTTATTATATCGTACACATTCTGTAAGCCGTTCTTTACTTGATCAGCTTACAATTCATAAGATTCCATTTATTAAACATGGAGCGAGCCAATCGTTCTACGAACATTCTTTAATTAGGCCCGTATTAGATCACTTACGACTCGTGCTTGAACCGTTCCGCCTCGAATCACTTTCAAATATATTACCAACAATGTATATTGGCCGTGATGAGTGCATTTCATTTATTGAACGTGAACAATGGAAATATGGTGAGGGCCGTTTCCCTTCTCTTCTTCATTTTCTATTACTAAACCCAAGCTTGAAACCTTTTCAAGTTAAAAAAGTAAATGAGCGAATCGATTTTATTAAGTTTATAAAAGAACTTGAACCGAAAAAAGCATTGAAAGAAATTATTCATGGTAAAGGAAAGTATTTAGAGTACTTACAAAGTAATGATCGTTCTTCCTTTACGATGCATAAGGACATACAAGAAGAAATGTTAGAAGAATTAATGGAATCAGCAACTCGCTTTACGGATATTCCAGCTTACTTACAATTTATTAACGAGGCCATTCAAGGTCAAAAAGAAATGGAAGCATTAAAAACAATGCCGCAAAAAGATGCTGTATCGCTTATGTCAATTCATAACGCGAAAGGCCTTGAGTTTCCATGCGTCTTTTTACTCGGAGCAAGCGATGGTATATTGCCGCATACTTCTTCTTTAAAAGATGCAAATGACCGTGTGACGGAGACTTCTGAAGCATTAGAAGAAGAACGACGATTACTCTATGTCGCCATTACACGCGCAAAAGAAGAACTTTACATTTCCTCCCCGCAATTTTTCAGAGGAAAGAAACTAGATATATCTCGTTTTCTATATACTACGCAAAAAGATTTACCTGAAAAGACATCCATTAAATAA
- the exsY gene encoding exosporium assembly protein ExsY, protein MSCNENKHHSSSHCVVDVVKFINELQDCSSSTCGSGCEIPFLGAHNTAAVANTRPFILYTKAGTPFEAFAPSSSLTSCQSPIFRVESVDDDSCAVLRVLTVVLGDGSPVPPGDDPICTFLAIPNARLISTSTCITVDLSCFCAIQCLRDVSIVK, encoded by the coding sequence ATGAGTTGTAACGAAAATAAACACCATAGCTCTTCTCACTGCGTAGTTGACGTCGTAAAATTCATCAATGAACTACAAGATTGCTCTAGTTCAACATGTGGTTCTGGTTGTGAAATTCCATTTTTAGGAGCACACAATACAGCAGCAGTAGCAAATACACGCCCTTTTATTTTATACACAAAAGCTGGAACGCCATTTGAAGCATTTGCACCATCTTCAAGCCTTACTAGCTGCCAATCTCCAATTTTCCGTGTAGAAAGCGTAGATGACGATAGCTGTGCTGTCCTACGTGTGTTAACTGTAGTATTAGGTGATGGGTCTCCTGTACCACCTGGCGACGATCCAATTTGTACGTTTTTAGCTATACCAAATGCAAGATTAATCTCGACATCTACTTGCATTACTGTTGATTTAAGCTGCTTCTGTGCTATTCAGTGCTTACGCGACGTTTCTATAGTTAAGTAA
- a CDS encoding alpha/beta hydrolase codes for MNQTIGRIEEISFFSTSLQEELTLLVYLPVNYTPLHKHTVVIAQDGRDYFQLGKAHRVIERLRETEEIDRTIIVGIPYKNVHDRKEKYFPNDVKNAAYIRFLAHELAPYIDANYPTYQMGKGRVLIGDSLGGTVSFMTALMYPHTFGKVVMQSPFVDETVMNLAKDFKNPGALDLYHVIGTEETAVKRTDGQVSDFVEPNRELNKLLTDRNFITHYEEFEGNHTWKYWQADLPKAFSHILSMK; via the coding sequence ATGAATCAAACAATAGGGAGAATTGAAGAAATTTCATTTTTTAGTACATCACTTCAAGAGGAGCTTACACTTCTTGTTTATTTACCAGTAAATTACACACCTCTCCATAAGCATACGGTTGTTATTGCACAAGATGGTAGAGATTATTTTCAGCTTGGTAAAGCGCACCGTGTAATTGAGCGCCTTCGCGAAACTGAAGAAATTGACCGCACAATTATTGTCGGTATTCCATATAAAAATGTACACGATCGTAAGGAAAAATATTTCCCAAATGATGTAAAGAATGCTGCTTACATTCGCTTCCTTGCTCACGAGCTTGCTCCATATATTGATGCAAATTATCCAACGTATCAAATGGGTAAAGGACGCGTTTTAATTGGAGATTCTCTCGGCGGTACAGTTTCCTTCATGACCGCACTTATGTATCCGCATACATTTGGTAAGGTCGTTATGCAATCACCATTTGTTGATGAAACAGTCATGAACTTAGCAAAAGATTTCAAAAATCCGGGGGCGCTAGATCTTTATCACGTAATTGGGACCGAAGAAACAGCTGTCAAGCGTACAGACGGACAAGTATCTGATTTCGTAGAACCAAATCGCGAGTTAAATAAACTACTTACAGATAGAAATTTCATCACGCATTATGAAGAGTTTGAAGGGAATCACACATGGAAATATTGGCAAGCAGATTTACCAAAAGCATTTTCTCATATTCTATCAATGAAATAA
- the rfbD gene encoding dTDP-4-dehydrorhamnose reductase codes for MKERIIITGANGQLGKQLQEELNSEEYDIYPFDKKLLDVTNISRIKQVVQEIKPHTIVHCAAYTKVDGAEKEQDLAYLINAIGARNVAVASQLVGAKLVYVSTDYVFPGDKPDGYHEFHNPAPINIYGASKFAGEQFVKELHNKYFIVRTSWLYGKYGNNFVKTMLRLGKERENISVVADQIGSPTYVADLNMMINKLIHTSLYGTYHVSNRGSCSWFEFAQKIFSYANMKVNVLPVSTEEFGSAAARPKYSIFQHNMLRLNGFLQMPTWEEGLERFFIETKSH; via the coding sequence ATGAAAGAACGGATTATCATAACGGGAGCGAACGGTCAGCTAGGGAAGCAACTACAAGAAGAGTTGAATTCTGAGGAATATGACATATATCCATTTGATAAAAAGTTATTAGATGTAACAAATATATCCCGAATTAAGCAAGTGGTACAAGAAATAAAGCCACATACAATTGTTCATTGTGCAGCGTATACGAAGGTAGATGGTGCTGAGAAAGAACAGGATCTTGCTTACTTAATAAATGCGATTGGAGCTCGAAATGTAGCGGTTGCTTCACAATTAGTAGGGGCTAAGTTAGTGTATGTCAGTACCGATTATGTATTTCCAGGTGACAAACCGGATGGCTATCATGAATTTCATAATCCAGCACCGATAAATATATATGGAGCTTCTAAATTTGCAGGAGAGCAGTTCGTAAAAGAGTTACATAATAAATATTTTATAGTTCGTACATCGTGGTTGTATGGTAAGTATGGAAATAATTTTGTGAAAACGATGCTACGATTAGGAAAAGAGAGAGAAAACATATCTGTTGTAGCGGATCAAATTGGCTCTCCTACGTACGTGGCAGATTTAAATATGATGATTAATAAGCTCATTCACACTTCTTTATACGGTACGTATCACGTATCCAATAGAGGATCATGTTCTTGGTTTGAATTTGCCCAAAAAATATTTTCGTATGCAAATATGAAAGTGAATGTATTACCTGTTTCAACTGAAGAATTCGGATCGGCGGCTGCGAGACCAAAATATTCTATCTTTCAACATAACATGCTACGATTAAATGGTTTTTTACAAATGCCTACTTGGGAAGAAGGATTAGAAAGGTTTTTTATAGAAACAAAAAGTCATTAA